The DNA region CTCGATTGCCCTCGACCACCATTTGCGTCCTGAGGCTTAACCCGAACTGACGTTACCTTATCAGCGTAGTCAATGATGAGGAGTCGCCTGACCAGGGTTTCGGTGTTGGTGTTCTCCTCAACACAGCCCTCCTGAAATTTATTGAACTCCTCCCGCGTCTGGCGATCGAGATCCTTGCAATCGACCACAAACAGGCATTGGTCGATGTCTGGGTTGTCCTTCAGCAGGGTAGACGCCTTGAACGAGGTCAGCGTTTTGCCGCTGCCGGTGGTGTGCCAGATGTAGCCATTACCGCTGCTGCGGTGAATGCAATCGACGATCGCCTTGATTGCATAGATCTGGTAAGGACGCATCATCATCAGCCTTTGCTCACTGGCCACCAAGACCATGTAGCGGCTGATCATCTTGCCTAGGGCGCACTTAGCGAGGAATTTCTCAGCAAAGTGATCTAGGTGGGTAATCTTCTGGTTATCAACATCCGCGAACTGGTACAGGGGCAAAAAGCGCTCGTCAGCGTTGAAACTGAAGTGGCGGATGTTGTTGTTGGCAAAGTACCAGGTATCGCTGCGGTTGCTGACGATAAAAAGCTGAATGAAGCAGAGCAAAGTCTTACCGTAGCCGTTACCAGAGTCATTCTTGTAATCGACGATCTGCTGCATGGCGCGGCGCGGGCTGATTTTCAAGGTCTTCAGCTCGATCTGCACCACGGGCACACTGTTGATCAGCAAAATCACATCGTAGCGGTGGTGGCTGCTGTCGGTGTTGATGCGGAACTAGTTGACTACCTCGAAGCTGTTCTTGCACCAGTCATTGATGTTGACCAGGGTGTAGTAGAGGGGCGTACCGTCATCGCGCTCAAAGCTATTACGCTCCCGCAGGTGTCGAGCGTTAGCGAAAACATCCGGTGTGACAATCGACTCCAGCGGTCGAGCAAACTCGCTGTCGGTCAGGTTAACCCGGTTAAGCGCCTCGAACTTGGCGCGGAAGTTCTGCTCTAGGGTGGCGCGATCGCGGATGTCCGGGCGGTAAGTGTATTTGAGATCGCCCAGTTTTTCGATGAGTGCCTGTTCGATTTCTTGCTCAGCCATTGATCATTCCTAGGAAATTCAGAACCGCACCCTTGGCGCAATATGATCGCATAACAACCTGTTCCTACTTTTTCGATGTGTGGGATCAATTCTTAGATTTAGCTCCCATATGCATTCCAGGCTTGCCAAAAGATATAGAAAGCCAGAACGAACAGCAATCCGCGAAAGAGTAAGCTCACAATCCGATCCGGCAACTTTGGTAAAAGGCGAGTACTGAACTGGGCACCGATCAACCCTCCTAGTCCCAGCAAAATGCCCGGTGTCCAGAGTACATTTCCGTTCAGCGCATGGCCTGCTGTAGAGGCGATCGCCGTCAACACAATTACACCCAAACTGGTTTGAATCGCCCGCTTAATCGGTTCGTTCAGCAGCAAAATTTGCAGGGGAACCATAATCACACCACCACCCACACCGAACAGGCCAGCTAATAATCCGGCGGCTCCTCCGGTCAGGATCGAGGCGATCGCCGGATTCCAGATTTTCGGGTCTGGGGCATCCCCAGCGGAACGGTTAGTAGATTGGGTAACTAATCGTTTTCGCAGTTCCACCAAGTAGACATTCGAAAGCAGCAAACAGCCAAACGCCGTTAACAGAATCCAACCTGGTAGCCATCCCGCTAGCGCCACCCCAACCTGAGCCGTGATCAGCGCAGGCACTCCTAGATAGAGAATTCGCCGAAAATCGAGATAGCCCATCCGCCAATTTTGAATGCTGCCCGACAGGGACGTAATCACGATGGCCAAACTACTGGTCGCTACAGCTTGAACCGGGTCATACCCCAAGGCCACCAGAATCGGGGCCAGCACCGTGCCGCCCCCAATCCCCAGCAACCCGGCTAAAATGCCTGCAAACAGTCCGGCTGCGGTTAGGGTCAAAAAAAGTCGGGTGGTCATAGGGCGATCGCCTGCGGAAGAATAGCCTTAGGCAACATACCATGAACTCCCTTCTGCGGACGGTTCACCACCTGCGTAACATGGAAGTGAATACCCAAACTGCACAGCACATAGGCATCCTCTGCCGATAGCCCCACAAAGCGTTCCAGAAATCCAATCATCTGACTTAACGCCTGTTCAAACGCCCCATCCAGCGTTTCCGCAAAGCCCATCGTGATCCAGTGGGTGGGCGTTTCGGCAAGGGGTGTTGTGAGGTCGAGCGTAGCTAAGTCCTTGCGAACGGTCAGCGTCACCGTACCATCCATCGAGGTTTCAATGGCGGTCACGTCCACTTCTCCATCGCCCTGCGCTGAATGTCCGTCCCCGATGGAAAACAGCGCTCCAGGGTGCAAGATGGGCAGAAAAACCCGCGATCCGGCTTGCAGATGGCGATTGTCCATATTTCCACCAAACCGACCGGGGGGAATTGAGCTGCACGGCTCTAGGGGAGCAACAGCCAGAATCCCAAAAAAGGGACGCAATGGCACGCGAATGCCGCTACCGGGAGGAAACTCCGCCACCCCGGCTTCTAGATCC from Synechococcales cyanobacterium T60_A2020_003 includes:
- a CDS encoding acetamidase/formamidase family protein, yielding MIRTGWGALPNQFETQVVRYIPLDLEAGVAEFPPGSGIRVPLRPFFGILAVAPLEPCSSIPPGRFGGNMDNRHLQAGSRVFLPILHPGALFSIGDGHSAQGDGEVDVTAIETSMDGTVTLTVRKDLATLDLTTPLAETPTHWITMGFAETLDGAFEQALSQMIGFLERFVGLSAEDAYVLCSLGIHFHVTQVVNRPQKGVHGMLPKAILPQAIAL
- a CDS encoding sulfite exporter TauE/SafE family protein; translation: MTTRLFLTLTAAGLFAGILAGLLGIGGGTVLAPILVALGYDPVQAVATSSLAIVITSLSGSIQNWRMGYLDFRRILYLGVPALITAQVGVALAGWLPGWILLTAFGCLLLSNVYLVELRKRLVTQSTNRSAGDAPDPKIWNPAIASILTGGAAGLLAGLFGVGGGVIMVPLQILLLNEPIKRAIQTSLGVIVLTAIASTAGHALNGNVLWTPGILLGLGGLIGAQFSTRLLPKLPDRIVSLLFRGLLFVLAFYIFWQAWNAYGS